In the genome of Fusarium poae strain DAOMC 252244 chromosome 1, whole genome shotgun sequence, the window AAGCTGGAAGTCAAATGCTCGAAGCAGCTGTTCGTCATACATTAGTAAACATCATGAGCACCCTCGTCctctttttgttttcttaCCTCAAAATAGACTTTTTGAAGCTCCATGAAGGCTAGAGGTTTCCCAGCACACATCCAGCGTCCGTAGCCAAAATTAATCTCAACGTTACGGCGCATCTCAGCAAGATCGTGGTCTTCTAAACCAATGAAACGCTCAGGTCGAAAGACATCTGCATCAGGCCCGAACAATTCCCTTGAGCTCAGAATGGCGGAGAAATTGATAGCAATGGATGTGCCTTCGGGTATGAAATGTCCGTTGATAGTGTCGCCGCCCGCGGGTACTTCTCTGGCGTGCTGTCCTGTGGTCACTGGTCGCATACGAAGCCCTTCATAAATTACCGCCTTTCCATCCATTAGTCAGGTAACGCGTTGGTATAGACTGGTATACTAACTTGTAAATATGGTAGTTCTCGTGCTTGAGCAACGGTGATAGGACTAGAGGCGCGTCCCTCATGTATCGCCTTTCGGATCTCTTCTTTGAGCTTTCGATAAACGCGAGGTGATGACATGATGTAGAATACAGTAACACGGAGAGCTGCTGCGGTAGTGTCGGATCCTGCGACGAATACGAACAGCCCCTCAGATTGAGCATCGCTTTCAGAAAGTCCATGGGCTCTGAAGGAGCTCTGCAAACGTAGTATCAGATATTTGATGCGTGTGTCAACATTACAAACTGGGTTAAGCTATGCGTACCAATATACCCGTCTTTTCATTTTGTTCTTGACTGTAGTATGCTCGTACGTTGTCATTGGTGACTCTTGATGTCTGTCAGTATATATATTCATTACGCCAGACAACACTCACTTCATCAAAGGACCAATCCCATGGGAATCAGTCTCCTTAGGGCCAAAGTACTTCAGAAATGTAGGAGAATGCAATATGTCTCGCATCCACGGTACATCACTGGTCATTGCCATGAGAGGCAAATGCTCAGCCATTGCCTCGTAAAACCTGTACGGGTCAGAGTCTAAAGCACAGCACCCAAACTCAGTCCCTAATGCCACCTTGGAAATGACATCTAGAGAGAAGTAAGAAATTACATGGATGAGAGACATGGCGCGAAACTCGCCATAAGAAGGGTCAGAGACATATCGATTGCGAATGAGTGAAACCAGATTGTTCACTTGCTCATCGACAATATCTTCAAGATGAGGTGTGTCGCGACCACTGTACCCAGGTGCAAGACGAGCTTTGACTCGATCATGCTCATGAGGATCCCGTACACCGAACAGAACATCGTTGTACGGGTTCAACCGCATACCGTCAGCCCATGTTCCTTTGCGATAGGTACTCTTTGGTCCAGACATGCGCTTGACGACCTCGACATCTGAAGTTATGAGGGCGTCTGGCCCAATACGCACCAGTGAGCCGTACTTTTTGTCGATGTCCAAGGATGATTGGTGCTGATTGCCGCTGTAGTCCTTCCAGGCTACCCATATGTAGCTGAATCCTGCGATCCATGGGCCTGGGATGTGCCGCAGCCGATTCCATGCGATTAATGTTGATGCGAGCCACCAAAAAGCTCCAAGGGCTAACAGGACCACGGCGAGGCTGCTAGGTGTTTTGAGTGTTGGCAGATCAAGCAATTCCATTATTTATCGTGGTAGTGGGTTGCCTTCAAAAGGTGCAGTGATAGGTGTAGATCCTGCAGCTATGAACCAACACAACAGAGTACTGAGCATGTGCTTTTATATGCATTGACTTCCCTACTAAGTACCAAGTCCATTCCAGGGAACCGGGATATGTGATTGATTGCCTTATCTTGATCGACTTCTCCACGCATTGCATAACCGAAAGCGCTAGGTCCCACGACATGTGACGGATTGATCCTTTATGCATTTTCTTTGGCCAATCGATCATCTAATTTCCCTTCGACCGGCATGAATGAGGCCTGTGTGTACTCTATAGGGCTTCACATAGCCGCCAAGACTCAGCCTAAAGAGCAAAGTAACGATATTTCCTCCTGTCTCTGACGTCCTTATCACCAATATGCAGTTTCCAAATGCACGGATTACTCTTCGTATGCGGTAAGCACTGCAATTTGTTGTACGTGTCACGGCTTCGTCGCCAATGAAATTCCTGCAGATAAGACAGCATGCTTGTGTAACAGTCACCGTACAAATATTCTCGGACTCTCAGCTCGGACTTGTTTTGAATACGTAAACTTTTACGATTCGGGTGTCAAACTACTGGGTGACGATCAAGTCGTCCGGGCCAAATATGGAGACTGATATGACTGTTCACGGAGAGTTATTCTGACTTGTCACCTTTCCACCGATTTTAATATCCCAATGCAAAGGTTCAGGCTGCCTTGGTGCTTTAAACATATAACACTGTTTCTCGGGTAAAATGGCCGCTTTACCTGCCCTTTTGGGAAAGTAAGACATGCATGGAGATGGCCTGTTCTGGTACCCATTAGTTGCGTCAGAAGCTGACAGTGGTAAAGGATAACCTGATAACATTACTTAACTTTTTTCTATGTTGGCAACTAGGAAAATTCTCTACTGGGTACGATGTATACATCCGTGGAGGAAAAATTAGTTACTATAGAATGTATCGTCAGATCTGATTTATTGGTGTGCGCTGGCACATTAGCTTTATAGTCAGAAATCAGAAGTATATCTAAGCATGGTGTTTTATTTCCAACATCATAAAGTATAAATGATATCACATAGTCAAGTTCAAGGCAGAAACAACAAAGCTGTAATAAGGAAAGATGTGTGTCGTATTGACGCTATTGCTATCTAAGCTATAGGCTTCTCAAGTACAAAATATAACAGAAATCTAAGTACAAAACAAGTCATGAAATCGTGATAATATGTCATTCTAAATGTATGCAAGGTAGCATTCTGGTTCCAGACTCATGGAATGCTTATTTTTATGTCCTTAGTAAGGAGGAGGTGGGTAGTAAGGAGCAGCTGGCTTCTCAGAAGCAGTCGTCTGGGGAGTCTCAACAGGCTGAGGAGTCTCAATGGGCTTGGGAGTCCCAATGGGCTTGGGAGTGTGCACCGGAGTCTCGTACCGGAACGTAGTCTCCTGGTCACCATGGTTGCCGGGGACATAAGTCGTAGACACGGTAGGAGGAATGACGTTGGTGGGAGCGGGAGGCTGATAGACGCCAGAGTGGGAAGGGTTCCACTGCTGAATCTGAGTGGTGGCCGTGGCGTAGACTGAGGAAGTCACCTGGCCGATAGGGCAGTCTGTGACCTGAGGAGGGCAGGCAGTGACAGTGAAGTACTTGGTCGTGTAAAGAGTGGAAGTCATGTTACCATGGTGAGGACCATAGGTAGCTCCAGGTCCGGGGACAATCTGGGTCTGGGTGACAGGGCAGACAGTGGTTGAGAGCGCGATGGTCTCGGTGACGACGTGAGGACCTTCAGGGCAGTTGGCAACACCAGGGGCGCAGGCCGTGACAGTGCGGATGGCGGTCGTGTAGATGGTAGAAGTGGAGTAGCCAGTTGTCACAATGTGCTGAGTAGGAACTGGGTAAGGCTCATTGCCACCAGCAGGCTTGGTAGGAGCAGGTTCTTCAGGCTTGCCAGGTTGTCCAGGCTGCTCGGGCTCAGAAGGCTGCTCGCCAGCAGGCTTGGTAGGTTGGGACTGTTCCTCGGTAACCGGGCACACGGTAGTAGAGATAGCGATAGTCTCAGTGGTAACGTGAGGGGTCAATGGGCAGTCAGGAACCTCGGGGCCACAGGTAGTGACAGTTCGAACACTGGTAGCGTAGACAGTAGAGGTAGTGTAACCAGTTGTCTTGGCTGGCTCAGTAGGCTGAGGTCCGGTAGCTTGGGGCTCAGTGGGCTTGGGCTCGGTTGGCTTGGGCTCAGTGGGTTCAGGACCAGTGGCATGAGGCTTagtctgctgctgctcagtCACGGGGCAGATGGTGGTAGAGATAGCAATGGTCTCGGTGGTGACGTGGGGAGTAACGGGACAGTCGGGAACATCAGGCGCGCAAGAAGTGACAGTGCGGACGTTGGTCGTGTAAACAGTTGAGGTGGTCCACTCAGTAGTAGAAGGAGAAGCAGGCTGAGTAGATCCAGCTTCGGACTGGCCTCCAGTCACAGGCTTGGTAGCAGGCTTGGTGGGTTCTTCCTCAGTGGCAGGGTTTGTAGAGATTGCCTCAGTAGGCTGCTCCTGGGTGGCAGGCTTAGTGACCTGCTCCTCCGTCGTAGCGATAGTCTTGGTAGATCCGTTCTCTGTGATGATGACCTTGGTGACAGGCTTAGAAGGGATAATCTCGGTGACAGGGCAGACGGTGATAGAGATGGCGATAGTCTCAGTAGTGACATGAGGAGTGACGGGGCAATCAGGGACGTCAGGAGCACAAGAAGTAACAGTGCGGATGTTGGTTGTGTAAACAGTTGAGGTAGTCCAGTCAGTGGTGCTAGCAGGCTCGGTAGGCGCAGGCTGCTCCTCAGTGCCAGTGACGGGATAAGTGGACTGCTCTCCGCTCTCGGTAGGAACAGGGTACTTGTTGCCATCGGTAGTGATAGCCTGAGTCTCAGTCTCTGTGGGCTGTTCCTCGGTTGCCGGCTTGGTGGATCCCTCGTGTCCAGTGACGGGCTTGGTAGGCTGCTCCTCAGACTCGGTGACGGGGACAGTAGACGCCTCGGTGGCAGGCTTGTCTCCAGTTTCGGTGGCAGGCTTATCCTCAGTCTCAGTGGCAGGCTGGTCCtcagtgacagtgacaggCTTGGTGGGCTGAGCTTCAGTAACGGGACAGATAGTTGTAGAGATGGCGATGGTCTCTGTGGTGACGTGCTTGTTGTTAGGGCAGTCAGGGATCTCAGGTGGGCAAGAAGTGATGGTTCGGACGGTAGTTGTGTACACGGTTGAGGTGGTCCATTGGCTTGTTGTCTCGATGGCTGGCTCAGTCTGAGTGGGGCTATCGGTGACAGTCTCTGTTCCAGTACCGGCAGTCTCAGTGTGAGGCTTAGGAGGAGGGTAGACACCAGTAGAAGACTCGACTGCGGGTTGAGTAGATCCAGCTTCAGCGGGAGCAGTCTCAGTCCCAACAGGAACGGAGACGGTCTCAGTCTCGGCAGGTACGGAGTCAGTCTCAGCAGGAATGGTCTCGGTCTCGGCACCCTCAGTAGTCTCAAAGGTAGACTGAGCAGGAGGGGGGTAAACACCAGTGGGGGTAACAGTCTCAGTCTGTTCAGGGACCTTCTGAGtctcggtctcggtctcCACAGGGATAGAAGCAGATTCAGTCTCGGTTCCAGCCTCGGGAGGAGGGT includes:
- a CDS encoding hypothetical protein (SECRETED:SignalP(1-16)), encoding MRGFFLLTAAIGAVNAGVLDFRRHQPQGYSRSVVHETQDFAVRAEKRTDPYPPPADQGSYPPPADEGSYPPPANQETDVYPAPDVPENTEPAAQESSQDVPPQPTSEAPAPTSEAPAPQEPTSEAVEKDTTQYAPPPAVPTVATTEAEDTTDYAPPQSAATDTVSKPAVDETTEAATPTDAYPPPANTPSDAYPPPENAPSTEAGQESTAEATSATDVPVETPSDVYPPPEGVPTTESAQEPTADVTTDAATADATTDAATAGVTTATDLYPPPAQTDATQPAQEDSTEALTATSDYAPPESTDVTQEGSTVVATSTGAYPPPEGTNTEPGSAATTTDVPNDTTEPALPETTEVESASTTEWTTSTVYTTNVYTVTSCPPEIPDCPNNKHVTTETIAVSTTICPVTEKGETPVSTPEYQVPGSTESEHQNTETGTVSLPVETETAPIETETAPAEAGSTQPDVEPSTGVYPPPEAGTETESASIPVETETETQKVPEQTETVTPTGVYPPPAQSTFETTEGAETETIPAETDSVPAETETVSVPVGTETAPAEAGSTQPAVESSTGVYPPPKPHTETAGTGTETVTDSPTQTEPAIETTSQWTTSTVYTTTVRTITSCPPEIPDCPNNKHVTTETIAISTTICPVTEAQPTKPVTVTEDQPATETEDKPATETGDKPATEASTVPVTESEEQPTKPVTGHEGSTKPATEEQPTETETQAITTDGNKYPVPTESGEQSTYPVTGTEEQPAPTEPASTTDWTTSTVYTTNIRTVTSCAPDVPDCPVTPHVTTETIAISITVCPVTEIIPSKPVTKVIITENGSTKTIATTEEQVTKPATQEQPTEAISTNPATEEEPTKPATKPVTGGQSEAGSTQPASPSTTEWTTSTVYTTNVRTVTSCAPDVPDCPVTPHVTTETIAISTTICPVTEQQQTKPHATGPEPTEPKPTEPKPTEPQATGPQPTEPAKTTGYTTSTVYATSVRTVTTCGPEVPDCPLTPHVTTETIAISTTVCPVTEEQSQPTKPAGEQPSEPEQPGQPGKPEEPAPTKPAGGNEPYPVPTQHIVTTGYSTSTIYTTAIRTVTACAPGVANCPEGPHVVTETIALSTTVCPVTQTQIVPGPGATYGPHHGNMTSTLYTTKYFTVTACPPQVTDCPIGQVTSSVYATATTQIQQWNPSHSGVYQPPAPTNVIPPTVSTTYVPGNHGDQETTFRYETPVHTPKPIGTPKPIETPQPVETPQTTASEKPAAPYYPPPPY
- a CDS encoding hypothetical protein (TransMembrane:1 (o15-35i)); protein product: MELLDLPTLKTPSSLAVVLLALGAFWWLASTLIAWNRLRHIPGPWIAGFSYIWVAWKDYSGNQHQSSLDIDKKYGSLVRIGPDALITSDVEVVKRMSGPKSTYRKGTWADGMRLNPYNDVLFGVRDPHEHDRVKARLAPGYSGRDTPHLEDIVDEQVNNLVSLIRNRYVSDPSYGEFRAMSLIHVISYFSLDVISKVALGTEFGCCALDSDPYRFYEAMAEHLPLMAMTSDVPWMRDILHSPTFLKYFGPKETDSHGIGPLMKVTNDNVRAYYSQEQNEKTGILSSFRAHGLSESDAQSEGLFVFVAGSDTTAAALRVTVFYIMSSPRVYRKLKEEIRKAIHEGRASSPITVAQARELPYLQAVIYEGLRMRPVTTGQHAREVPAGGDTINGHFIPEGTSIAINFSAILSSRELFGPDADVFRPERFIGLEDHDLAEMRRNVEINFGYGRWMCAGKPLAFMELQKVYFELLRAFDFQLVEPLNPMTSDSHAVFRDHGLKVRVTMAEDME